The sequence CCGACGGCTGTCCGGCCTGCGTCCAGTCGCCCCACTGCGGGAACGCGAACGACCCCCTCGCACCCGACCCCGCCGCATATCTCCTGGACGCGTTGAGCGGTCGGGGCTGAGACGGAGTATCGTCACTGTCTCCCGGTGGGTCGCCAAGACGGTCCCGCGAACCACCGGTACTGACTGCCGATAAACCGTATGAGGCGGATCGCCGAAGAACGACAGGTACTTTAGGCCGCCCTAAAGATTGGCGGGCATGAGTGCAGATGTCTGCGTAATCATCCCGACGATCAGGGAGTACGAATGCGTGCGGTCGTACGTCGCGAACGCCGAGAAGCACGGGTTCGATACGGACCGACTGGAGTTCGTCCTGGTGACCGAGGATCACTGTCCGACCGACGACATGCAAGCCATGCTCGACGACCTGGGCGTCGAGGGCGAGGTGTTCGATGGGAGTCGTCGCGAGGAGTGGATGGAAGCCAACGATGTCGGCGACTACACCCACCTGATTCCGGCGCGGAGCCACGCCCAGACGAGTTTCGGCCTCCTGTACCTCTGGGCCCACGACCACCCCTACGCCGTCTTCATCGACGACGACACCCTCCCCCACGAGGACGTGGACTTCTTCGGCACGCACATGCGGAATCTGACCGAGGAGCGCACCGTCGAATCCGTGCGGTCGGACGAGAACTGGGTGAACGTGCTCTATCACGCCGCCGACGAACACGGTCTCTACCCCCGCGGCTACCCCTACTCGGCGATGGACGAGACGGTCGAAACGGGCGAGACCACGGTCGACGACGTGGTCGCCTCCCAGGGCCTGTGGACGAACGTTCCCGACCTGGACGCGGTGCGCATCCTGATGGACGGCGACCTGCAGGGACAGGCCGAGACGCGCCTGACCGCCGCCGACTTCGGCCCCGACTTCGTGGC comes from Haloplanus sp. XH21 and encodes:
- a CDS encoding alpha-1 4-glucan-protein synthase, which encodes MSADVCVIIPTIREYECVRSYVANAEKHGFDTDRLEFVLVTEDHCPTDDMQAMLDDLGVEGEVFDGSRREEWMEANDVGDYTHLIPARSHAQTSFGLLYLWAHDHPYAVFIDDDTLPHEDVDFFGTHMRNLTEERTVESVRSDENWVNVLYHAADEHGLYPRGYPYSAMDETVETGETTVDDVVASQGLWTNVPDLDAVRILMDGDLQGQAETRLTAADFGPDFVAESGQYLTVCSMNLAFRREVVPAFYQLPMDDNEWSVGRFDDIWSGVFLKRAADLLDKQIVTGDPLCEHNKAPRSTFDDLHNEVAGLELNEHLWELIDDAAPSVGEDEDPYAVIFESMADRLVDAEADYRNGDFLAHVGTYMHDWLDCLDELQTAQRSVPADD